The Montipora foliosa isolate CH-2021 chromosome 14, ASM3666993v2, whole genome shotgun sequence genome window below encodes:
- the LOC137985430 gene encoding uncharacterized protein, with the protein MICSDIGAKYHKRIGGSSHTALRSGCESFCHVFDYFLAWSGIFEIFDVVFSCGIWCHGTEKVVATPRKENKRCHLTTGQTPNEKKRNRPRGHIQEHISSRKSLDYDSVEQTNKSPSPCIRGVLQRSIVVTSRSPRKCLVKKYPWSDAEDWATVQFIAMHKDEQATDNEWPAMRSEAEYWSLAARYMKSSTGVQYLRKAQSIRQRVVDHLRVASHEIRSRILEFSCKRRKTNDYNVYYSFVMTVQSFMAKPQ; encoded by the exons ATGATTTGTAGTGATATTGGGGCAAAATACCACAA GAGGATTGGAGGCTCTTCCCATACTGCTTTGCGCAGCGGGTGTGAGTCATTTTGCCACGTATTCGATTACTTTTTAGCGTGGAGCGGAATTTTCGAGATTTTTGACGTGGTTTTTTCTTGTGGAATTTGGTGCCATGGAACGGAAAAAG TGGTGGCTACTcctagaaaagaaaacaagagatGCCACTTAACGACCGGCCAAACGCCAAATGAGAAGAAAAGGAATAGGCCCAGAGGGCACATTCAAGAGCATATTAGTTCGAGGAAATCTCTCGATTACGATTCAGTAGAACAGACTAACAAG TCGCCTTCGCCATGTATCAGGGGAGTGCTGCAAAGAAGTATTGTTGTTACCTCTCGATCTCCTCGGAAATGCCTCGTAAAGAAGTACCCTTGGTCTGACGCCGAAGACTGGGCTACAGTTCAGTTCATTGCCATGCACAAAGATGAACAGGCCACAGACAACGAGTGGCCAGCCATGAGATCAGAAGCCGAATACTGGAGTTTGGCTGCAAGATACATGAAATCTTCAACTGGTGTTCAGTACCTTCGCAAAG CACAGTCAATACGGCAAAGAGTGGTAGATCATTTGCGAGTGGCCAGCCATGAGATCAGAAGCCGAATACTGGAGTTTAGCTGCAAGAGGAGGAAAACGAATGATTATAATGTTTACTATTCATTTGTGATGACAGTGCAATCTTTTATGGCCAAACCTCAATAA